CGGCACCGGCGGCGTCGAGGGCGCCCGCTACGAACGAAGCCATCTGGTCACGGCGCACGTCCAGCGTCGGGCGGAAGGTGGCGTCGGCGAAGCCGTGCACGATCTGGTGGTGGACGGCGCAGTCGACGTTGGTGCGGTGGACCGGCGGGATCGCGCCGCGGTCGCTGAACGCCGCGTGGCCCACGTCGTACCACGCCGCCTGCGGGCAGACGCCGACGGCGGGACCGACGGCGTACCCCTGGCCGCCGGTGTGCAGGTCGCGGGCGTGCTCGCCTTGCAGGTCGGTCACCATCAGCCCGCTGCGCCCCTCCCCGTCCGGGTCCACCGGGTCGGCGCCGTCCGCCGGCGGGTCCTCGAAGACATCGTCTCGTGCGCTCAGGTAGAGGCGGTCGCCGGCGGCCGACCACACGGGGTTGACCAGCGTGCGCCCGGCGAACCCGATCTCGGTGAGCACCGCGCCGGTGGCGACGTCGACGACGTCCACGTCGAACGACCAGTGGGTCGTGGACCGCTCGACGAGGCGTTGCACCGCCAGGCGGGTGCCGTCAGGGCTCCACGAGTACGTCCTTGGCCGCGCGTCCTCGCCGCCGACCCGTCGGGCGCCGGTGCCGTCGGCGGACACGACGTAGACCCTCCAGGTCGAGAATCGCCCGCCGGCCAGGTCGGAGGCGGCGTAGGCCAGACGTGTGCCGTCGGGCGACCACGCGACGTCGCGCAGGCCAGGCTCGGACGCGACCGTGCGTTCCACCTCGCCGTCCACGGTCACGATGATGAGATGGTCGGGTTCCTCGAAGCCCGTGCTCCTGGGGGGGACTGCCGCGAGCCGCTGCCCGTCGGGCGCCCACGCGAACTGTGCGACCTGCGGGCGCACGACCCGGCCCTCCGAACCGTCGGCGGGAACGATCGCCAGCTCGTTGGGGTGGCCCGTCCCACCTCGCCGCGCAGGAACGCCACCCACTGCCCGTCGGGCGACCAGGCGGGGCTGGTGGCCACGTCGCCGCTCAGCTGACGCTCACCGCTGCCGTCCGCGCCGATGGCAAACAGACCCCCGTCCCTGCGCACGAACGCGATCTCCCGCCCGTCGGGCGACCACGCCGGGCTCTGGTCCCACTCGTGGTCGGTTAGCCGTCGTTCGCCGCCATTGGGGTCGCGCACGTACAGCCCGCACGCGTCCTGGGGGCACGCGTGATAGACCAGCGGCGGATCAACCTTGCCGGCAGGCTCACGGTGGCGGCGTGGGGCACGGGCGCCAGACCGAACCCGACAGTGAACGCGGCTAGGACGGCCGCCACCGACCGCGCGGACCGATGCACAGCGGTGTCAACCATGGACAGTCCCCTTTCGCGGGTGCTCGGCACCCCCTGTTGGGCGTCACAAAACAACTCCTATCTCGCCGGGGGTGGGTCTGCAACGACACCCCGGCAGGTTGTCCACAACCCATGACCCTTTCGGACCGGACGAGGACTCATGTCCTATGGGGACATCCAGGGCGCTGGTCCCTGTTGCTGGGACGCGCTTGCGACGTAGCGTCGCAGCACTGTTCCGACGAGGAAAGGCACATGGTGATGGAGCCACGAACGGAAACCTTGGATGGCCGCGACCGGACCTCGGCGCGGGAAGCGTTTTGGTGGGGCGGGCCGTCGATGGCTGTGGGCGGGGTCATGGTGGGCTTGTTCCCCCTGTTGCACCCGGCCCATGACGCGGCCGGCTACGCCAGCGCGGCGTGGGCGCCGGTTCACCTCTTGCCGCATGTGGGTCTCATCCTGATCATGGCCGGCCTTCCGCGGCTCGTGCTGAGGCATCGCGTCGGCGGTGGGCGACTGCTGCGCGTCGGCACGGCCGTCGCCTACGTGGGCATGGCCCTGACGCTGGCCCAGGCGATGGTTGAGGCGTTCGTCTTCCCGCTGTGGGCCGTCGACGCGCCGGAGCGGCTGACGAGTCCACCGCCGGTGGGTGCGGGTGTGTTCATGGGGGTCGGCAGCCTGGCGTTCCTGCTGGGATTCGTGCTGCTCGGCATCGCGATCGCTCGCACACGGGCGCTGCCGACCTACGCCGGCGTGCTTGTGGCGCTGGGCGGGCCAGCGTTCGGGCTGGGGGGCGCTGGGCTGGGCCTCGCGCCGGTGTTCGTGACGGGCGGCTTGCTGCTGGGCGCAGGGCTGCTGTGGCTCGGTGTGGCCTTGAAGCCGTCTGTGCGCGAGGGGTAGCGCTCACGCCCGGACGTGGCCATGATCGTCGCGTGAGCATGGCGACAAGCGACACCGCCGATTCCGGGGCGCGCACCGACGCCGTGGCTTCGCGTGCGCCCCGGTCGGGGATGGCGTGGTGGCTCGCGGGGGCCTGTGTCGCGGCGACCGTTGTCCTGGCAGGAGCCGCCGGCGCGCTGGCAGCGGTCAACGGGATCGGGTGGCTGCGGGCGACGACGGACTTTCTCCTGCTGCAGGTCGTGCTGTCGGTCGTCTTCGCTGGAGTCGGCGCGCTTATCATCGCGCACCGACCGACGAACCGGGTGGGTTGGTTGCTGTGCGCCGCGGCGGTCGGCATGGCCGTGCCCGCTCTGACTGGCCAGTACGCACGTCTGGCGCTGGTGACCTACCCGGGAGCGGTGCCGGGCGGACGGATCGCTGCGTGGCTCAGCCTGTGGACGTGGGTGCCGGGCTTCACCCTGGTACTGGTCGGACTGCCCTTGCTGTTCCCCGACGGCCGGCCGCCGTCAGTGCGCTGGCATGCGGTGGGCTGGGCCGGCGCGGCGGGCGCCGTGCTCGTCCTCGCCGCGCAGGCCCTC
This genomic interval from Egibacteraceae bacterium contains the following:
- a CDS encoding S-layer homology domain-containing protein, whose protein sequence is MRPQVAQFAWAPDGQRLAAVPPRSTGFEEPDHLIIVTVDGEVERTVASEPGLRDVAWSPDGTRLAYAASDLAGGRFSTWRVYVVSADGTGARRVGGEDARPRTYSWSPDGTRLAVQRLVERSTTHWSFDVDVVDVATGAVLTEIGFAGRTLVNPVWSAAGDRLYLSARDDVFEDPPADGADPVDPDGEGRSGLMVTDLQGEHARDLHTGGQGYAVGPAVGVCPQAAWYDVGHAAFSDRGAIPPVHRTNVDCAVHHQIVHGFADATFRPTLDVRRDQMASFVAGALDAAGAELPEASDVGFTDVPDDSPHAHAINRLAAAGVVQGGPGGLPADAYGPGLRVRRDQMASFLLRTVEQATGAQATSQTQQFDDAPEQHALHCGQRRRRAWPGSRLR